DNA sequence from the Pseudoalteromonas galatheae genome:
AGCTTCCGGCAATAGCGAGCCTGCAACGCGATTACCGGCTAGGGTTCGGTTAATGAATTGTAATTCTTCCTTCGTCAATTTCATGATTAAGCACATCCATTGGGTGGTTGATATTTATACAGCAAGGTTTATACCAAATTCCGCTTTCGTTGCTATTGCGGCGTTTCTTTTTTAAGTACGGCTCTGCAATCTGTTCGGCAGTAAACTCGTTGCCGTTTAGACTCTAAATAGGGCAACCTAACGTACCTAAGCGGCAATGAATTGCCCATGAAGCTGTACGAGTTATTAAGAAAACGAAATATTCCCGTGTTCAGTGGCTATTGATATCAATTCATCGGCTGTTGTTGAAAATATTTATTTGGAATAATGCTTGCAAAGGTCTAGCACCGAGATTGTTTTTAGACTTGCCCAATGCCAACGTTTTTAACTGGACATCAAGTATCGCTGATTGAGCCTACTTCACTGAACTTTTCACCTGTAGAGCGAGAGAAACTAGTGATCCCAAGCGCTCATAATCAGCTTACAGCAAATGACAATCACTTTGCTGCTGGTGGGGGACGTGCTCACACCTTTAAACAAAACTTTATGAATGCCATGAGCAATGGCTCGGCTAGCGAAACGTCGCAACATGACAAAAATGAAGCGTTACTGCAGTTCCAATTTGCGGATCACGAAGTTCTATTCGACCTTACAAGCATCGCCTCTCATGATGAGGCTGCTTACGAAAAACTCCGAGCGTTGTTGGCTGATATGATGACAAGGCCTGTAAAGGTTGATATCAGCAGTAAAGATCAAGCGCAGCAATTACTGTTTAAAAATTTAGAGCTAGATTTTTTAGCGTACAAGGAGCTCTCTGAGCGGCTGGAAATGTTAGCAAAGCTTGACCATGAAACTGAAAGTCAAAAAGCATTGGCGCAGCAAGATAGAGATCGCATTCGTGCGGTAATTGCAAGTTTACATGCACGCCTAGAGAAGGGCCAAGAGGCGTTACTTGGCGGAACAACATTAAAAGCGTTGGATGTAAATCGCAAAGATTTTGAGCTTGAATTAGATAGCCTATTTACAAGTGTTGGCTTTGATTCGGATATGCCTGTAACTGGCACGACTTGATTGCAGTGATCATTATTGTTTGCTGGGATTTGCACTTTTTACCAGGTATAAAATGTAGTAGCCCATACCCGAATCTAACCGTTTAAAAAGAACGGGGCTAGACTTTACCTGACATGCGCTTTGTGGAACAAAAGACGGTCGTCAACGTTACTTTTGTTCTACAAAGCGCACGTTCCACTGACTCATGTATGTCCCAAAATAAGCTAGAAAATTTTGCTCAAAGGGCTTACAACACCGTTTGCGCCTAGCTGTAAAACATGGGTATAAATCTGAGTGGTTTTAACGTCTGAATGGCCTAACTGAGCTTGTACTGTTCTAATATCTGCACCACTTTGTAACAAATGAGTAGCAAATGAATGTCTAAAAGTGTGGGGCGTTATCAGTTTTGTTATTTGTGCTTTTTTGGCTGCCTCTTTAACCGCTTTACGCACTCCTGTTTGATGAAAATGATGTCGGCGGATCTCCCCAGTTTCAGGATCTGCACTTAACTTATATGAGGGAAATAGATACTGCCAAGCAATTGACTTATTGGCGCTAGGATATTTTCTTGCTAGTGCGTTTGACATCCAAACACCAGCATAATATTCGTTCTGGGAATCTAATTTTAAGTATTCATCAGCCTGAGCAATTTGATTTCTTAGCAAAGGTATAAGTTCTGTGGCGAGAGTAACCACCCGATGTTTATTCCCTTTTCCATTCCAGATCCGAATGCACTTGTAGTCAAAGTCAAAGTCAATGTCCTGAACTCGTAGTTGAACAGCTTCCATTACACGTAAGCCGCTACCATACATTAAGCCTGAAATTAAATAATATCGTTTACTTAAAAACGACATGAGACGTTTAACCTCATCGGGGGTCATAACAATTGGCAACTTAGATTGACGCTTGCCTCTGACAAAGGTTAGATTGGGGCACAAATCCTGTTTAATTATTTGCTTATATAGAAAAGATAATGCATTTAACGCTGTCGCTTGTGTTTTAGGCGGCACATTACATTTAAGTACAAGGTAGTCGAGATATTCGACAACCTCGTTATCGCCCATTGAAGCTGGGTGACGCTTATCATGAAAATGAATATAGGAAGAAGTCCACTTAAGATATGTATCAACGGTTCTGAGCGAATAGTGCTTAGTCAGCATAAACTCTGCGATGTGGTTTAAAAATGGTGAACGAGTTCTCATTGAGCTAGCCCCAACTAATTGCTGTATTTATATACAGTGTTGTTGTGTTTCTCCTATAGTCAAGAAAACGACTCACTGGGTCGTTTTTATCCTTTTCATAATGATGAAAAATATATCTGTAGCAACAAGTTAGTTATTGTGATAAAACTGGTACAATGAGAATAATGACCCATGACTCGGTAGATAAACGACCCATTGGGTCGATATTAAATTGTTAGGTTTCTTTGGATATATACGTGCAAATTGAAGAATGGAAAGAAC
Encoded proteins:
- a CDS encoding integron integrase, with product MRTRSPFLNHIAEFMLTKHYSLRTVDTYLKWTSSYIHFHDKRHPASMGDNEVVEYLDYLVLKCNVPPKTQATALNALSFLYKQIIKQDLCPNLTFVRGKRQSKLPIVMTPDEVKRLMSFLSKRYYLISGLMYGSGLRVMEAVQLRVQDIDFDFDYKCIRIWNGKGNKHRVVTLATELIPLLRNQIAQADEYLKLDSQNEYYAGVWMSNALARKYPSANKSIAWQYLFPSYKLSADPETGEIRRHHFHQTGVRKAVKEAAKKAQITKLITPHTFRHSFATHLLQSGADIRTVQAQLGHSDVKTTQIYTHVLQLGANGVVSPLSKIF